The DNA segment ATTCTGCCCCTAAGATTCAGTCTACCGCAAATGTGGCTGCCGTGGTTGGGAGCGACCCCTGAAGCTGCCGCCAACGCGCATGGACACCATGCAATCCGTCGCTTAGAATGGGAGCACCCGTGGCCAATCGCAGTGCAGAGTTTGCGCATTTGGATGTTAGCAACAAAGGAGTATGCATGATGTCCGATCAGACCCCGGCGGAATCCTCCTACACGATGGGTTATGGCGAGGAGTTCCTCCAGCTTCTCGACGAACGCAGCGCACAGACACATGCTGCGCGGCTGCTTCCCCACCTCAAGCCGGGCCAGCGGCTACTAGATTTTGGTTGTGGTCCGGGGACGATTTCAGTTGGTCTTGCCAAAGCGGTCGAGCCCGGTGAGTTTCACGGCATCGACATGGAAGAGTCTCAGATTGCCATCGCTCGCTCTGCCGCCAAAGCCGGCGGTCACGCCAACGCGACCTTCCACGTAGGGGACGCGACGAAGCTGCCCTTTGCAGACGACTACTTTGACGTTGCTTTTTGCCACACCGTCCTCACCCACGTGCCGGATACCGCAGCGGCGTTGAACGAGGCAAGACGCGTATTGAAGCCGGGCGGTCTCATCTTCAGTCGCGAAATCATCGTCTCGTCCTCCTTTATCGAACCGGGAGAGGACAAGATGCGGTTTGCCTGGAACACATTTGC comes from the Chloroflexota bacterium genome and includes:
- a CDS encoding methyltransferase domain-containing protein; translation: MSDQTPAESSYTMGYGEEFLQLLDERSAQTHAARLLPHLKPGQRLLDFGCGPGTISVGLAKAVEPGEFHGIDMEESQIAIARSAAKAGGHANATFHVGDATKLPFADDYFDVAFCHTVLTHVPDTAAALNEARRVLKPGGLIFSREIIVSSSFIEPGEDKMRFAWNTFAMLLAGNGGHPEMGKELRAHFLAAGFVDVRGAASFDSFGTAQEVGFFCQFVLDWFIAPEIVEVATKHGLATREQFDEWRKDLDEWKDLPGGLAALAFGECMATSP